One segment of Clavelina lepadiformis chromosome 2, kaClaLepa1.1, whole genome shotgun sequence DNA contains the following:
- the LOC143446080 gene encoding uncharacterized protein LOC143446080 isoform X1, with translation MMSHPRYRFKQDGLLPTPSSIFPGVPTMQNQIGNLGHRPPFLGTKRPNALLLSPMLGKKRNQLLLQMPPINHMHRQKPQKRNVPAKFQPRIVRIDHSEDSNFPNQLLENNLNDKQESTSETGSNKQAGGFDDDDMEEAYRLHREKLSKSVRKRKLQASTDVKQHQIDAEDYFSKDPSYSEPDKQEDTKDLSQLANYLLQMKGQKSDSETDTPSNADVVVQDTREVIAINQPVASQENKKSFLEDPSKFVQNSTLTEKDHQVEQEIIDDDFLENSSFLKEKRPKLITDSDINNTAKESVASYDADSDLFNKKRKFSKGDSAFIISSDSESGKLNKSAKFSNDAVPHPSSSSRNLFVDLTISEDDTTSKCPVESQPTSDKEAASCLRHVEKRDGSIEEDNLLITTHFSEDKINVENLTIVKTEISSSRAPYKTSSWFCTACEKLVFEEKKVHYRDEEHKAKKLLHRPHCLVCDVWFRRPRQLIQHMKSAEHKEKANVKHASIKMEESPDPFPEEGEENQAEHTNKTTENQYQEEVEEDTTSFDSSKKHAKDQKYIIPVAGFYCDICCDFFFDEASTLDHCETNEHCARVKEVELESNNRSAETVQSPEDFNNEEESQELPPQSKSGKKKKGKKMSRRNSSNVKQEAFSSGLEQETFTTALKQKAGRKTSKNSKKPFDWNFIIPKRK, from the exons ATGATGTCACATCCTCGGTATCGCTTCAAACAAGATGGTCTTTTGCCAACACCTTCATCAATTTTCCCTGGGGTGCCGACAATGCAAAATCAGATAGGAAATCTGGGGCATCGTCCACCATTTCTG GGTACAAAGAGGCCTAATGCATTGCTCCTGAGTCCTATGCTTGGAAAGAAACGAAATCAACTCCTCTTACAGATGCCCCCAATAAACCACATGCACAGACAAAAACCTCAAA AACGAAATGTTCCTGCAAAGTTCCAGCCAAGAATTGTTCGTATTGACCACAGTGAGGATTCAAATTTTCCAAATCAATTgcttgaaaacaatttaaacgaTAAACAAGAATCAACCAGTGAAACTGGAAGCAACAAACAAGCAGGAGGGTTTGATGATGACGACATGGAGGAGGCCTACAGACTACACCGGGAGAAATTGAGCAAATCCGTGAGAAAAAGGAAGTTGCAAGCAAGCACTGATGTCAAGCAACATCAAATTGATGCGGAAGATTACTTCTCAAAGGATCCATCTTACAGTGAACCTGATAAACAGGAGGACACAAAAGATTTATCTCAACTAGCCAactatttattacaaatgAAAGGACAGAAATCAGACTCAGAAACTGATACCCCAAGCAATGCTGATGTTGTTGTCCAGGACACTCGCGAAGTAATTGCAATAAATCAACCTGTCGCTTCCCaagaaaacaagaaaagttttctCGAAGATCCTTccaaatttgttcaaaactCTACACTGACTGAAAAGGATCATCAGGTTGAACAGGAAATAATTGATGAcgattttcttgaaaattcaTCATTTTTGAAAGAGAAACGGCCGAAATTAATTACAGATTCTGATATCAATAACACTGCAAAAGAATCTGTTGCAAGTTATGACGCTGATTCCGACTTGTTTAacaaaaagagaaaatttaGTAAAGGTGACAGTGCGTTCATAATATCATCTGACAGTGAATCGggaaaactaaacaaaagtGCGAAATTTTCTAATGATGCTGTACCTCACCCCTCTTCGTCATCAAGAAACCTCTTCGTCGATCTCACCATCTCTGAAGATGACACCACGTCCAAGTGTCCTGTGGAAAGCCAACCTACATCAGACAAAGAGGCAGCTTCTTGTTTGAGGCATGTTGAAAAACGTGATGGCAGTATAGAGGAGGATAATTTACTCATTACAACT CACTTTTCTGaagataaaataaatgttgaaaatcTTACCATtgttaaaactgaaatttcttCTTCAAG GGCCCCATACAAAACTAGTTCATGGTTTTGTACAGCGTGTGAAAAACTGGTGTTCGAAGAGAAAAAAGTACATTATCGTGACGAAGAACACAAG GCCAAGAAGCTTCTGCACCGTCCCCATTGTTTAGTCTGTGATGTTTGGTTTCGACGACCAAGACAACTAATTCAACATATGAAGTCTGCAGAACACAAAGAAAAAGCCAATGTAAAGCACGCTTCTATAAAAATGGAAGA ATCTCCAGATCCATTTCCTGAGGAAGGTGAAGAAAATCAAGCCGAAcacacaaacaaaacaacag AAAACCAATATCAGGAAGAAGTGGAAGAAGATACAACTTCATTTGATTCTtcaaaaaaacatgcaaaag ATCAGAAGTACATTATCCCTGTGGCGGGATTTTACTGCGATATATGTTGCGACTTCTTCTTTGATGAAGCTTCTACACTTGACCATTGCGAAACTAATGAGCACTGTGCAAGG GTAAAGGAAGTAGAGCTTGAGAGCAACAACAGATCAGCAGAAACAGTGCAATCTCCTGAAGACTTCAATAATGAAGAAGAAAGTCAAGAGCTACCTCCTCAATCCAAAAGtggaaagaaaaagaaaggcaaa AAAATGTCCAGAAGAAATTCTTCAAACGTTAAACAAGAAGCTTTTTCATCAGGTCTAGAGCAGGAAACTTTTACGACAGCATTGAAACAAAAAGCGGGgagaaaaacttcaaaaaactcaaaaaagCCTTTTGATTGGAACTTTATAATTCCAAAGCGAAAGTAA
- the LOC143446080 gene encoding uncharacterized protein LOC143446080 isoform X2: MMSHPRYRFKQDGLLPTPSSIFPGVPTMQNQIGNLGHRPPFLGTKRPNALLLSPMLGKKRNQLLLQMPPINHMHRQKPQKRNVPAKFQPRIVRIDHSEDSNFPNQLLENNLNDKQESTSETGSNKQAGGFDDDDMEEAYRLHREKLSKSVRKRKLQASTDVKQHQIDAEDYFSKDPSYSEPDKQEDTKDLSQLANYLLQMKGQKSDSETDTPSNADVVVQDTREVIAINQPVASQENKKSFLEDPSKFVQNSTLTEKDHQVEQEIIDDDFLENSSFLKEKRPKLITDSDINNTAKESVASYDADSDLFNKKRKFSKGDSAFIISSDSESGKLNKSAKFSNDAVPHPSSSSRNLFVDLTISEDDTTSKCPVESQPTSDKEAASCLRHVEKRDGSIEEDNLLITTHFSEDKINVENLTIVKTEISSSRAPYKTSSWFCTACEKLVFEEKKVHYRDEEHKAKKLLHRPHCLVCDVWFRRPRQLIQHMKSAEHKEKANVKHASIKMEESPDPFPEEGEENQAEHTNKTTENQYQEEVEEDTTSFDSSKKHAKDQKYIIPVAGFYCDICCDFFFDEASTLDHCETNEHCARVKEVELESNNRSAETVQSPEDFNNEEESQELPPQSKSGKKKKGKVQYFKKNVQKKFFKR; the protein is encoded by the exons ATGATGTCACATCCTCGGTATCGCTTCAAACAAGATGGTCTTTTGCCAACACCTTCATCAATTTTCCCTGGGGTGCCGACAATGCAAAATCAGATAGGAAATCTGGGGCATCGTCCACCATTTCTG GGTACAAAGAGGCCTAATGCATTGCTCCTGAGTCCTATGCTTGGAAAGAAACGAAATCAACTCCTCTTACAGATGCCCCCAATAAACCACATGCACAGACAAAAACCTCAAA AACGAAATGTTCCTGCAAAGTTCCAGCCAAGAATTGTTCGTATTGACCACAGTGAGGATTCAAATTTTCCAAATCAATTgcttgaaaacaatttaaacgaTAAACAAGAATCAACCAGTGAAACTGGAAGCAACAAACAAGCAGGAGGGTTTGATGATGACGACATGGAGGAGGCCTACAGACTACACCGGGAGAAATTGAGCAAATCCGTGAGAAAAAGGAAGTTGCAAGCAAGCACTGATGTCAAGCAACATCAAATTGATGCGGAAGATTACTTCTCAAAGGATCCATCTTACAGTGAACCTGATAAACAGGAGGACACAAAAGATTTATCTCAACTAGCCAactatttattacaaatgAAAGGACAGAAATCAGACTCAGAAACTGATACCCCAAGCAATGCTGATGTTGTTGTCCAGGACACTCGCGAAGTAATTGCAATAAATCAACCTGTCGCTTCCCaagaaaacaagaaaagttttctCGAAGATCCTTccaaatttgttcaaaactCTACACTGACTGAAAAGGATCATCAGGTTGAACAGGAAATAATTGATGAcgattttcttgaaaattcaTCATTTTTGAAAGAGAAACGGCCGAAATTAATTACAGATTCTGATATCAATAACACTGCAAAAGAATCTGTTGCAAGTTATGACGCTGATTCCGACTTGTTTAacaaaaagagaaaatttaGTAAAGGTGACAGTGCGTTCATAATATCATCTGACAGTGAATCGggaaaactaaacaaaagtGCGAAATTTTCTAATGATGCTGTACCTCACCCCTCTTCGTCATCAAGAAACCTCTTCGTCGATCTCACCATCTCTGAAGATGACACCACGTCCAAGTGTCCTGTGGAAAGCCAACCTACATCAGACAAAGAGGCAGCTTCTTGTTTGAGGCATGTTGAAAAACGTGATGGCAGTATAGAGGAGGATAATTTACTCATTACAACT CACTTTTCTGaagataaaataaatgttgaaaatcTTACCATtgttaaaactgaaatttcttCTTCAAG GGCCCCATACAAAACTAGTTCATGGTTTTGTACAGCGTGTGAAAAACTGGTGTTCGAAGAGAAAAAAGTACATTATCGTGACGAAGAACACAAG GCCAAGAAGCTTCTGCACCGTCCCCATTGTTTAGTCTGTGATGTTTGGTTTCGACGACCAAGACAACTAATTCAACATATGAAGTCTGCAGAACACAAAGAAAAAGCCAATGTAAAGCACGCTTCTATAAAAATGGAAGA ATCTCCAGATCCATTTCCTGAGGAAGGTGAAGAAAATCAAGCCGAAcacacaaacaaaacaacag AAAACCAATATCAGGAAGAAGTGGAAGAAGATACAACTTCATTTGATTCTtcaaaaaaacatgcaaaag ATCAGAAGTACATTATCCCTGTGGCGGGATTTTACTGCGATATATGTTGCGACTTCTTCTTTGATGAAGCTTCTACACTTGACCATTGCGAAACTAATGAGCACTGTGCAAGG GTAAAGGAAGTAGAGCTTGAGAGCAACAACAGATCAGCAGAAACAGTGCAATCTCCTGAAGACTTCAATAATGAAGAAGAAAGTCAAGAGCTACCTCCTCAATCCAAAAGtggaaagaaaaagaaaggcaaagtacagtattttaaaa AAAATGTCCAGAAGAAATTCTTCAAACGTTAA
- the LOC143446080 gene encoding uncharacterized protein LOC143446080 isoform X3, which translates to MMSHPRYRFKQDGLLPTPSSIFPGVPTMQNQIGNLGHRPPFLGTKRPNALLLSPMLGKKRNQLLLQMPPINHMHRQKPQKRNVPAKFQPRIVRIDHSEDSNFPNQLLENNLNDKQESTSETGSNKQAGGFDDDDMEEAYRLHREKLSKSVRKRKLQASTDVKQHQIDAEDYFSKDPSYSEPDKQEDTKDLSQLANYLLQMKGQKSDSETDTPSNADVVVQDTREVIAINQPVASQENKKSFLEDPSKFVQNSTLTEKDHQVEQEIIDDDFLENSSFLKEKRPKLITDSDINNTAKESVASYDADSDLFNKKRKFSKGDSAFIISSDSESGKLNKSAKFSNDAVPHPSSSSRNLFVDLTISEDDTTSKCPVESQPTSDKEAASCLRHVEKRDGSIEEDNLLITTHFSEDKINVENLTIVKTEISSSRAPYKTSSWFCTACEKLVFEEKKVHYRDEEHKAKKLLHRPHCLVCDVWFRRPRQLIQHMKSAEHKEKANVKHASIKMEESPDPFPEEGEENQAEHTNKTTENQYQEEVEEDTTSFDSSKKHAKDQKYIIPVAGFYCDICCDFFFDEASTLDHCETNEHCARVKEVELESNNRSAETVQSPEDFNNEEESQELPPQSKSGKKKKENVQKKFFKR; encoded by the exons ATGATGTCACATCCTCGGTATCGCTTCAAACAAGATGGTCTTTTGCCAACACCTTCATCAATTTTCCCTGGGGTGCCGACAATGCAAAATCAGATAGGAAATCTGGGGCATCGTCCACCATTTCTG GGTACAAAGAGGCCTAATGCATTGCTCCTGAGTCCTATGCTTGGAAAGAAACGAAATCAACTCCTCTTACAGATGCCCCCAATAAACCACATGCACAGACAAAAACCTCAAA AACGAAATGTTCCTGCAAAGTTCCAGCCAAGAATTGTTCGTATTGACCACAGTGAGGATTCAAATTTTCCAAATCAATTgcttgaaaacaatttaaacgaTAAACAAGAATCAACCAGTGAAACTGGAAGCAACAAACAAGCAGGAGGGTTTGATGATGACGACATGGAGGAGGCCTACAGACTACACCGGGAGAAATTGAGCAAATCCGTGAGAAAAAGGAAGTTGCAAGCAAGCACTGATGTCAAGCAACATCAAATTGATGCGGAAGATTACTTCTCAAAGGATCCATCTTACAGTGAACCTGATAAACAGGAGGACACAAAAGATTTATCTCAACTAGCCAactatttattacaaatgAAAGGACAGAAATCAGACTCAGAAACTGATACCCCAAGCAATGCTGATGTTGTTGTCCAGGACACTCGCGAAGTAATTGCAATAAATCAACCTGTCGCTTCCCaagaaaacaagaaaagttttctCGAAGATCCTTccaaatttgttcaaaactCTACACTGACTGAAAAGGATCATCAGGTTGAACAGGAAATAATTGATGAcgattttcttgaaaattcaTCATTTTTGAAAGAGAAACGGCCGAAATTAATTACAGATTCTGATATCAATAACACTGCAAAAGAATCTGTTGCAAGTTATGACGCTGATTCCGACTTGTTTAacaaaaagagaaaatttaGTAAAGGTGACAGTGCGTTCATAATATCATCTGACAGTGAATCGggaaaactaaacaaaagtGCGAAATTTTCTAATGATGCTGTACCTCACCCCTCTTCGTCATCAAGAAACCTCTTCGTCGATCTCACCATCTCTGAAGATGACACCACGTCCAAGTGTCCTGTGGAAAGCCAACCTACATCAGACAAAGAGGCAGCTTCTTGTTTGAGGCATGTTGAAAAACGTGATGGCAGTATAGAGGAGGATAATTTACTCATTACAACT CACTTTTCTGaagataaaataaatgttgaaaatcTTACCATtgttaaaactgaaatttcttCTTCAAG GGCCCCATACAAAACTAGTTCATGGTTTTGTACAGCGTGTGAAAAACTGGTGTTCGAAGAGAAAAAAGTACATTATCGTGACGAAGAACACAAG GCCAAGAAGCTTCTGCACCGTCCCCATTGTTTAGTCTGTGATGTTTGGTTTCGACGACCAAGACAACTAATTCAACATATGAAGTCTGCAGAACACAAAGAAAAAGCCAATGTAAAGCACGCTTCTATAAAAATGGAAGA ATCTCCAGATCCATTTCCTGAGGAAGGTGAAGAAAATCAAGCCGAAcacacaaacaaaacaacag AAAACCAATATCAGGAAGAAGTGGAAGAAGATACAACTTCATTTGATTCTtcaaaaaaacatgcaaaag ATCAGAAGTACATTATCCCTGTGGCGGGATTTTACTGCGATATATGTTGCGACTTCTTCTTTGATGAAGCTTCTACACTTGACCATTGCGAAACTAATGAGCACTGTGCAAGG GTAAAGGAAGTAGAGCTTGAGAGCAACAACAGATCAGCAGAAACAGTGCAATCTCCTGAAGACTTCAATAATGAAGAAGAAAGTCAAGAGCTACCTCCTCAATCCAAAAGtggaaagaaaaagaaag AAAATGTCCAGAAGAAATTCTTCAAACGTTAA